A region from the Rufibacter sp. DG15C genome encodes:
- a CDS encoding carbonic anhydrase, protein MEALHNNDKPLHPDMERIFKGNRDWVESKKQNDPGFFERSAQGQAPKYLFIGCSDSRVPASHISGTAPGEMFVHRNIANMVVHTDVNLLSVLQYAVEVLKVKHIMVVGHYGCGGVAAAISDKQFGLIDNWLTNIKDVIRLHEDEFHDLEDEDQRFRRLVELNVIEQVINLSKTSIIQNAMKNEEPPQLHGLVYDIHDGILHNLNVQTKMIKRFEHIYGMQ, encoded by the coding sequence ATGGAAGCACTTCATAATAATGACAAGCCTTTGCACCCAGACATGGAGCGTATTTTTAAAGGCAACCGTGATTGGGTAGAAAGCAAAAAGCAGAACGACCCTGGTTTCTTTGAGCGGTCTGCGCAAGGGCAGGCCCCCAAGTATTTGTTCATTGGTTGTTCAGACAGCCGCGTGCCGGCCAGCCACATCTCTGGCACTGCGCCCGGTGAGATGTTTGTGCACCGCAACATTGCCAACATGGTGGTGCACACAGATGTGAACCTACTGTCTGTGTTACAGTATGCCGTTGAGGTTTTAAAAGTAAAACACATCATGGTGGTGGGTCACTACGGATGCGGCGGCGTAGCAGCGGCTATCAGTGACAAGCAATTTGGCTTGATTGACAACTGGCTCACCAACATCAAAGACGTGATCAGGTTGCATGAAGACGAGTTTCATGACCTGGAGGATGAAGACCAGCGCTTCAGAAGATTGGTGGAGTTGAACGTGATTGAGCAGGTCATCAACTTGTCTAAAACGTCCATCATCCAGAATGCTATGAAAAACGAGGAGCCGCCTCAATTACATGGCCTGGTGTATGACATCCATGACGGCATCCTTCACAACCTCAACGTGCAGACTAAAATGATCAAGCGTTTTGAGCACATCTACGGAATGCAATAA
- a CDS encoding SulP family inorganic anion transporter: MKEKKLFDSIGKDLSAGLVVFLVALPLCLGISLASGAPLFSGLIAGVIGGLVVSWASGSQLSVSGPAAGLTVIVVNGIAQMQTFEAFLAAVVLAGVIQVVLGYLKAGIIGLYFPSSVIKGMLAAIGLILILKQIPHFLGADEDFLGNLDFLQSDGRNTFSEIGYAFSQLQVGSLVVGLVSLAVILLWERPFMQKIKAFKLVPGALIAVVLSIGLNFLFQNSLPTLAIAKTHLVQLPEITSPATLLAELRFPDFSVLTSPAVYMLAFTLAIVASLESLLSVEAVDKLDPHKRHTPTNRELKAQGLGNILSGLIGGIPLTAVIVRSSANVNAGGQTKLSSFFHGIFLLMSILFLTDVLQYVPLAALAAVLLVVGFKLTKPALYQGQWKLGMDQFLPFIITILAILFTDLLKGISIGLVVGIFYILKANYKTPYFFHKVVGREGERIHIKLSENVTFLNKASVALTLHHLPADSDVLIDGSSSTYIDYDVLEAIEDFKTVAAEKDIRLTLRDIPSVTASNVH, encoded by the coding sequence ATGAAAGAAAAAAAACTATTTGATTCTATTGGAAAAGACCTGTCGGCGGGGTTAGTGGTATTCTTGGTGGCTTTGCCGCTGTGTTTGGGTATCTCCTTGGCCTCTGGGGCACCGCTTTTCTCTGGCTTGATTGCCGGCGTGATTGGTGGCTTGGTGGTGTCGTGGGCAAGTGGCTCACAGCTAAGCGTGAGTGGTCCAGCCGCCGGTTTGACGGTCATCGTCGTAAACGGGATTGCCCAGATGCAAACATTTGAGGCCTTTTTGGCAGCCGTGGTTCTGGCAGGTGTCATCCAAGTGGTATTAGGTTATTTAAAGGCCGGTATAATAGGGCTTTACTTCCCGTCCTCGGTAATTAAAGGGATGTTGGCGGCCATTGGTCTTATCCTTATCTTAAAGCAGATCCCTCACTTTTTAGGCGCCGATGAAGACTTCTTGGGCAACCTGGATTTCTTGCAGTCTGATGGTCGCAACACCTTCTCTGAGATTGGTTACGCGTTTAGTCAGTTGCAGGTAGGTTCTTTGGTGGTGGGCTTGGTTTCCTTGGCGGTCATCCTGCTGTGGGAGCGCCCGTTCATGCAAAAAATCAAAGCCTTTAAGTTGGTGCCTGGTGCCTTGATTGCGGTGGTGTTGTCTATTGGCTTAAACTTTCTTTTCCAGAATTCGCTCCCCACCTTGGCCATTGCCAAAACGCATTTGGTGCAATTGCCAGAAATCACTAGCCCGGCCACGCTTCTGGCAGAACTTAGATTCCCAGACTTCTCAGTACTAACAAGTCCAGCCGTCTACATGTTGGCCTTTACGCTGGCCATTGTAGCTAGTTTGGAAAGCTTGCTCAGCGTGGAAGCCGTAGATAAGTTGGATCCGCACAAACGTCACACTCCCACCAACCGTGAATTGAAAGCCCAGGGTTTGGGTAACATTTTGAGCGGCCTTATTGGGGGTATTCCCTTAACGGCGGTGATTGTGCGTAGCTCTGCCAACGTAAATGCCGGTGGGCAAACAAAGCTGTCCAGCTTCTTCCATGGCATATTCTTGTTGATGAGTATTCTGTTCCTGACGGACGTCCTGCAATATGTGCCATTGGCGGCGTTGGCTGCCGTGCTGCTTGTAGTAGGGTTTAAACTCACCAAGCCTGCTTTGTACCAAGGACAATGGAAGTTAGGGATGGATCAGTTCCTGCCTTTTATCATCACCATTTTAGCCATTCTCTTTACAGACTTGTTAAAAGGTATCTCCATTGGTTTGGTGGTAGGCATTTTCTACATCTTAAAAGCCAATTACAAAACGCCTTACTTCTTCCATAAAGTGGTAGGGCGTGAAGGCGAGCGGATTCACATCAAGCTGAGTGAGAACGTGACTTTCTTGAACAAGGCCAGTGTGGCCTTGACCTTGCATCACCTGCCGGCAGACAGTGACGTGTTGATTGACGGTTCTTCCTCTACCTACATTGACTATGACGTCCTGGAAGCCATTGAAGATTTTAAAACGGTAGCCGCCGAAAAAGATATCAGGTTAACCTTGCGTGATATCCCCTCTGTTACTGCCTCAAATGTTCACTAA